One window of the Pseudomonas knackmussii B13 genome contains the following:
- a CDS encoding efflux RND transporter permease subunit gives MSAAVTRTERLVAAMARGLIARRKVLGLLFVLITLGLGASSLHTRLDPGFNKLIPLSHPFMAAFREHGSTFSGANRVLLSVHWKGQGDIYNPQFLEVLRKVTDEVFFTPGVNRSRVRSLFTPNVRYIEVTENGFTGDVVVPSHFVADATGLAQIRTNVAKSGEIGQLVANDLRSAMVQADLLEVDPQTGRKLDYAAVAKRLEDIRARFASEQVDIQIVGFAKLMGEVMDGLNGVLGFFAIAFAITAVLLWLYCRSLKLTLLAICVALLPVIWLLGLLPLLGYGIDPMSVLVPFLIFSIGVSHAVQMTNAWKQDVLAGAAPREAAEAAFRKLAIPGTVALLANALGFMVIMLIDIPIVRELGLTACLGVGLMVVTNKMFLPIILSHLQLERAARRVPAGQRQRAWWALAALAEPGPALLSLAAMLVLLAAGTYGSRFLHIGDIGAGAPELRAESRYNRDNAAIVGSYSISMDVLSVYAETSGQGEACLNWEVMNAVERLDLFLRGVSGVQSVRSVAGGVKLYVAGNNEANPRWAALQRSEAALRIGGGAANPELGLNTEGCKTLNILVYLDDHQGSTLKHVTEEVQRFIAAEHNPLIRFRLAGGNAGVAAATNEAVEHAEAQMLASIFVAITLLCWITFRSWRGVLCVIVPLMLVTILCNALMALLGIGLKVATLPVIALGVGVGVDYGVYLFERVQHELEDGRSLREAFYEALRQRGTAAVFTAVTMSIGVGTWAFSALKFQADMGVLLAFMFLVNVLGAIFLLPALAVWLGVGQRLREKPALPVGGEVLER, from the coding sequence ATGTCTGCCGCTGTAACCCGTACCGAGCGCCTGGTCGCCGCCATGGCCCGCGGGCTGATCGCCCGGCGCAAGGTCCTCGGCCTGCTCTTCGTGCTGATCACCCTGGGCCTGGGCGCCTCGTCGCTGCACACCCGCCTGGACCCGGGCTTCAACAAGCTGATCCCGCTCAGCCATCCGTTCATGGCCGCCTTCCGCGAGCACGGCAGCACCTTCTCCGGCGCCAACCGGGTGCTGCTGAGCGTGCACTGGAAGGGCCAGGGGGACATCTACAACCCGCAGTTCCTCGAAGTGCTGCGCAAGGTCACCGACGAGGTGTTCTTCACCCCCGGCGTGAACCGCAGCCGCGTGCGCTCGCTGTTCACGCCCAACGTGCGCTACATCGAGGTCACCGAGAACGGCTTCACCGGCGACGTGGTCGTGCCTTCGCACTTCGTCGCCGACGCCACGGGGCTGGCGCAGATCCGCACCAACGTCGCCAAGTCCGGCGAGATCGGCCAACTGGTGGCCAACGACCTGCGCTCGGCCATGGTCCAGGCCGACCTGCTGGAGGTCGACCCGCAGACCGGCCGCAAGCTCGACTACGCGGCGGTGGCCAAGCGCCTGGAAGACATTCGCGCGCGCTTCGCCAGCGAACAGGTCGACATCCAGATCGTCGGCTTCGCCAAGCTCATGGGCGAGGTGATGGATGGCCTCAACGGGGTGCTGGGCTTCTTCGCCATCGCCTTCGCCATCACCGCCGTGCTGCTGTGGCTCTATTGCCGTTCGCTGAAGCTGACCCTGCTGGCGATCTGCGTCGCGCTGTTGCCGGTGATCTGGCTGCTCGGCCTGCTGCCGCTGCTGGGCTACGGCATCGACCCGATGTCGGTGCTGGTGCCCTTCCTGATCTTCTCCATCGGCGTGTCCCACGCCGTGCAGATGACCAACGCCTGGAAGCAGGACGTGCTGGCCGGTGCCGCGCCGCGCGAAGCCGCCGAGGCGGCGTTCCGCAAGCTGGCGATTCCGGGCACGGTGGCGCTGCTGGCCAACGCCCTGGGCTTCATGGTGATCATGCTCATCGACATCCCCATCGTCCGCGAGCTGGGCCTTACCGCGTGCCTGGGCGTCGGCCTGATGGTGGTCACCAACAAGATGTTCCTGCCGATCATCCTGTCCCACCTGCAGCTGGAGCGGGCCGCCCGCCGGGTGCCAGCGGGGCAACGCCAGCGCGCCTGGTGGGCGTTGGCGGCGCTGGCCGAGCCGGGCCCGGCGCTGCTGAGCCTCGCCGCCATGCTCGTGCTGCTCGCCGCCGGCACCTACGGCTCGCGCTTCCTGCACATCGGCGACATCGGCGCCGGTGCCCCGGAGCTGCGCGCCGAGTCGCGCTACAACCGCGACAACGCGGCCATCGTCGGCAGCTACTCGATCAGCATGGACGTGCTCTCGGTCTACGCCGAGACCAGCGGCCAGGGCGAGGCCTGCCTGAACTGGGAGGTGATGAACGCGGTCGAGCGCCTGGACCTGTTCCTGCGCGGCGTCTCCGGCGTGCAGTCGGTGCGCAGCGTGGCCGGCGGGGTGAAGCTCTACGTCGCCGGCAACAACGAGGCCAACCCGCGCTGGGCGGCGCTGCAGCGCTCGGAGGCGGCCCTGCGCATCGGCGGCGGCGCGGCCAACCCGGAGCTGGGGCTGAACACCGAGGGCTGCAAGACCCTCAACATCCTGGTCTACCTCGACGACCACCAGGGCTCGACCCTCAAGCACGTCACCGAGGAAGTGCAGCGCTTCATTGCCGCCGAGCACAACCCGCTGATCCGCTTCCGCCTGGCCGGTGGCAACGCTGGGGTGGCGGCGGCCACCAACGAGGCGGTGGAGCACGCCGAGGCGCAGATGCTGGCATCGATCTTCGTCGCCATCACCCTGCTGTGCTGGATCACCTTCCGCTCCTGGCGCGGGGTGCTCTGCGTGATAGTGCCGCTGATGCTGGTGACCATCCTCTGCAACGCGCTCATGGCCCTGCTCGGCATCGGCCTGAAGGTCGCCACCCTGCCGGTGATCGCCCTCGGCGTCGGGGTCGGGGTGGACTACGGCGTGTACCTCTTCGAGCGGGTGCAGCATGAGCTGGAAGACGGCAGGAGCCTGCGCGAAGCCTTCTACGAGGCGCTGCGCCAGCGCGGCACGGCGGCCGTGTTTACGGCCGTGACCATGTCCATCGGCGTCGGCACCTGGGCGTTCTCCGCGCTCAAGTTCCAGGCCGACATGGGCGTGCTGCTGGCCTTCATGTTCCTGGTCAACGTGCTGGGGGCGATCTTCCTCCTGCCCGCGCTGGCGGTCTGGCTCGGCGTCGGCCAGCGCTTGCGCGAGAAGCCGGCGCTGCCGGTCGGCGGCGAGGTGCTCGAGCGCTGA